CGGGCTGTCTTGTGATAAGTTTACTTTGCGAAACTGATTCCCCTCAACCCCAGCTATCCCATAATGGGCGGCCAGACGGTCGTTCACCATGACGAATTCAGAATCGAGAAACGTTTTCAGTGGTAGGTTTTTCGTAAGCACCTGTTCAAAGAAAAGTTCACTCTCTTTGCGCATAAGCTCCTCCAGTAAGGGATCGTAGTCCTTGTAGAGTTTTGGGTCCGGTTTCATGAGCTCGATGTTTTTAAGCCCAAGCCATTGCGCAGTGAAATCCAGAACGAAGCGTTTCGCTTTAGTATCCTTCAGCATTCTAATGACTTGCTTTCGAACAACCTTCGGATTGAGCAGTTGTTCGTTTTCGGCCAGACGAAGCAGCTCTTCGTCAGGCATGGAATTCCATAAGAAGTACGAAAGTCTGCTAGCCAAAGCCCAGGCGTCTTTGCCGTCTCCTTTGTCATGATTGAAGAGAAAGCGTGGCGAACAAAGAACACCTTCAACCACATTGCGCATCGATGCTTCCTCGCTAAGCCCCTGATTTAACCCCACCTGATAAAGTTGAATAAAATTGTGTACCGTTGATTCAGGTACGGGACGACGAAAGGCCCTGAATAAAAATTCCTCGATGCGTTTTTCGGCAGCCTTTTTTTGTCCCAGTAGCTGTTGATGAACGGTGGGCGGCCATGATTCGATGTGCGGACCTATTACTTTGATTTCCTTAACGCGAAGTAGATCGGCCACGAGCATTTCCTCTCCTTCAACGACGGCGGTCGGTGATTGATTCAATATGGCTGCGGAAGCGTAGTGGACCATGATATTCTCACCTTCCTTTAGGCGGACATCCACCTCGTTTGTCTGCAATTGGTCGCTCGTATAAAAATAACCGACTCTTCTACCTGGAACCGATGCCGCATCCATGTGACGTGCTTCGGAAGCCTGAATGGCAATGATGGAAACCAGCCGCGGTTCGCCGTTTGGGCGACGCTCACGCGTCTTCATGTTTTTTGCATAACTCTCATCCACATACTCGTAATCAATGCCTTTTGCTTCCAGCACCGTACGATAATCTTCAGCCAAAGCACTGACTTGAATACGGTAGCTTCCGTCCTGAGGTGCCACAAATCCCTGAGGCCACATGACATGTTTACGATCCCGACTGGAAGAAGTGATAACCAGGCCATCACGTTCCTCCACGTTGTTTCCGTGACCGATGGTACCGATTTGGTATCTGCGTTCGTCGCGAATATCTTCGCCCTCAACAATGGCTAGTTTAGCAATTTTCTGCGCGTTGTTTTGAAGCTTCA
This portion of the Verrucomicrobiota bacterium genome encodes:
- a CDS encoding DUF1592 domain-containing protein, with the protein product MLKGRKIALVSLAVILSGISLFADEEFHALITPFIKEHCVQCHGEKKQKGDIRLDTLSTDFTHASNAISWQDVSDMLVIGDMPPEDEPRPPADLLTQVINAIDKELRSAAEQQSGGGRISIRRLSHSALDNTVEDLLGINLQLSEHLPADPELDGFENMAITLEANPEMVLKLQNNAQKIAKLAIVEGEDIRDERRYQIGTIGHGNNVEERDGLVITSSSRDRKHVMWPQGFVAPQDGSYRIQVSALAEDYRTVLEAKGIDYEYVDESYAKNMKTRERRPNGEPRLVSIIAIQASEARHMDAASVPGRRVGYFYTSDQLQTNEVDVRLKEGENIMVHYASAAILNQSPTAVVEGEEMLVADLLRVKEIKVIGPHIESWPPTVHQQLLGQKKAAEKRIEEFLFRAFRRPVPESTVHNFIQLYQVGLNQGLSEEASMRNVVEGVLCSPRFLFNHDKGDGKDAWALASRLSYFLWNSMPDEELLRLAENEQLLNPKVVRKQVIRMLKDTKAKRFVLDFTAQWLGLKNIELMKPDPKLYKDYDPLLEELMRKESELFFEQVLTKNLPLKTFLDSEFVMVNDRLAAHYGIAGVEGNQFRKVNLSQDSPRGGLLGQASILKLTSNGTRTSPVVRGVWVLENLLGAPPSPPPPDVEPIEPDVRGTKTIPEMLAKHREIETCYDCHQKIDPWGLGLEHFDAVGAFRDVYRNLQPIDAKGQVRGSSFDGVEEMKQVLLDRSDQFSQALTEKLFTYALGHPLTFSEKIAADDIAKANSENKDGFKDLIVNICTSPLFRGELGMKDLALGDFN